DNA from Sinorhizobium arboris LMG 14919:
CGTCGACACGACCCGACATCAACGCCGGAATGCGCTCGGGGAATGGCGTCTCGACGATCTCGGCGGTGACGCCCAGCGCCTTGGCCAGATCGTTGCAGTAATCCACGTCGAAGCCGATCGGCTCGTTGTTCTCGTCGCGCGAGCCCATCGGCGGGAAGTCGAGCACCACGGCGCAGCGCAGCGTTCCCGAAGCGATGATGTCATCCAGCTTGTCGGCGTGGGCGGGGCTCGTCAGAGCGGTGGCGGCGACGAGGCCGAAGGCGAGGACCGAGGTCTTCATTATTGTTCTCTCCCTGAGTTGTCAGCCGGTTTGACGGCGTCCGCACTATTCCGCGTCAGGAGGAACAAATCAATTCAAAAATACAAATAGTATACAAAACGTATATAACCGGACCCATTTTCGCAATCAAAAGGGGCTTTCCCTTGTGGAAAAGCCCCTTTTGTTGCGTAGCCGGCAGGCTGGATCAGGCGAGGAAGTCCTCGGGCAGCAGGCCCTCCGGCATGTTCTGGTACGCCACCGGACGCAGGAAACGCCGGATCGACATCGTGCCGACGCTGGTTGCGCCGAAGTTGGTCGAGGCTGGATAGGGGCCCCCATGCACCATCGAGTCGACCACTTCAACCCCCGTCGGGAAACCGTTGACCAGCACCCGGCCCGCTTTGCGCTCCAGGATCGGGCGCAGCCTGCGCGCGGTTTCCAGGTCGCCTGCATCCATATGGATGGTCGCGGTCAGCTGACCTTGGAAGCCGCGCGCGAGCTCTTCCATCTCGGCCGTCGATCCCACCCGGACCACCAAGCCGAGTGGGCCGAAGACCTCTTCGCCGAGCGCATGATCGGCCAGGAACTGCGCACCCGTCGTCTCGAAGAGATTCGGCGATGCGTCACGGCCCGATGACTCGGTCGCAAGCAGCGGCTTGACGGCGTTGCGCGTCGCGAACCGCGCCTGGCCGTCGCGGTAAGCCTTGGCGATACCGTCCGTCAACATGGTTTGCGGCGCCACCTTGGCCAGGGCCTCGACAGCGGCGGCGGTGAAGCGGTCGGCGTCCGCGCCTTCGGCGACGACGGCGATACCCGGATTGGTGCAGAACTGCCCGGCGCCCATGGTGAGCGATCCGGCCCACCCCTGACCCAGGCTTTCCGCACGCGCCTTCAATGCTTCCGGCAACAGGAACATCGGGTTCACCGAGCCGAGTTCACCGAAGAACGGAATCGGCTCGGGGCGCGCGGCGCAAAGATCGAAGAGTGCGCGTCCGCCGGCAAGCGAGCCGGTGAAGCCGACGGCCTTGATATGGGGATGCTGCACCAGCGCGTGGCCAACGTCACGGCTGCCGCCCTGGATCAGCGAGAAGACGCCGGCATGGACTCCCGTCTTGCGGATCGCGGCCTCGATTGCCTCGGCGACGATCTCCCCGGTGCCGGGATGCGCCGAATGGCCCTTGACCACCACCGGGCAACCCGCCGCGAGCGCGGCGGCCGTATCGCCGCCGGCGGTCGAAAAGGCCAGCGGGAAATTCGATGCACCGAAGACGGCGACAGGGCCGACGGGACGCT
Protein-coding regions in this window:
- a CDS encoding aldehyde dehydrogenase (NADP(+)); this encodes MVFTPKGKHLVAGEWLDGAGTFASAPAHGPAHDFAVGTVELVNRACEAAEEAFWTYGYSSRKERAAFLRAIADEIEARAEAITEIGSQETGLPEARLNGERGRTTGQLRLFADHIEKGDYLDRRFDAALPERQPAPRPEIRLIQRPVGPVAVFGASNFPLAFSTAGGDTAAALAAGCPVVVKGHSAHPGTGEIVAEAIEAAIRKTGVHAGVFSLIQGGSRDVGHALVQHPHIKAVGFTGSLAGGRALFDLCAARPEPIPFFGELGSVNPMFLLPEALKARAESLGQGWAGSLTMGAGQFCTNPGIAVVAEGADADRFTAAAVEALAKVAPQTMLTDGIAKAYRDGQARFATRNAVKPLLATESSGRDASPNLFETTGAQFLADHALGEEVFGPLGLVVRVGSTAEMEELARGFQGQLTATIHMDAGDLETARRLRPILERKAGRVLVNGFPTGVEVVDSMVHGGPYPASTNFGATSVGTMSIRRFLRPVAYQNMPEGLLPEDFLA